One genomic window of Arachis hypogaea cultivar Tifrunner chromosome 8, arahy.Tifrunner.gnm2.J5K5, whole genome shotgun sequence includes the following:
- the LOC112708477 gene encoding GATA transcription factor 7-like, which yields MASDHNFLDFFLEEIEFENERENDQFYSYDYNNELSKSESQLCVPLDPVEDLEWFPNFQDDLISLKNYDDYQSSHPQNYYFVDDNSNQFRESFDQPATPHQQKETKSKHEDTGVKDDENDEYVLMDMNGRRKRKKSRTTINRKPRKNMKFETKRCAHCEVEETPQWRNGPMGPKTLCNACGVRYKSGRLLPEYRPKASPSFDSSKHSNYHKKITRRFR from the coding sequence ATGGCCTCTGATCATAACTTTCTAGACTTTTTTCTCGAGGAGATAGAGTTTGAGAATGAAAGAGAGAATGATCAGTTTTATTCTTATGATTACAACAATGAATTGTCAAAATCTGAGAGCCAGTTATGTGTACCTCTAGATCCGGTAGAAGATTTAGAATGGTTTCCGAATTTTCAAGACGATTTAATATCTTTAAAGAACTATGATGACTACCAATCATCACATCCCCAGAATTATTATTTTGTTGATGACAACTCGAATCAATTTCGCGAAAGCTTCGATCAACCGGCTACTCCTCACCAACAAAAGGAAActaagtcaaagcatgaagataCTGGCGTAAAAGACGATGAGAACGATGAGTATGTGTTGATGGATATGAACGGTCGTAGAAAAAGGAAAAAGTCCAGGACAACAATTAACAGGAAGCCGAGGAAAAATATGAAATTTGAGACTAAAAGATGTGCTCATTGCGAAGTAGAGGAAACTCCTCAATGGAGGAATGGACCCATGGGTCCGAAAACATTGTGCAATGCATGTGGTGTGCGCTACAAGTCTGGTAGGTTGTTACCGGAATATCGTCCCAAGGCAAGTCCATCTTTTGATAGCAGTAAACATTCCAATTATCATAAGAAGATAACAAGGAGGTTTCGTTAA
- the LOC112705456 gene encoding uncharacterized protein, producing the protein MSDYRYFQSKAMLTSMLENVEKKNDFVLTIFSEMEKEHLSSNTTYQADENKDVQQEWFTPEFINDIKCSRLPNHKLTLKTGVIIMLLRNIDQTLGLCNGTRLIVNELGNNVIGAAVVTGRNIGDKVYITKMNLILLDSGIPFKFQ; encoded by the coding sequence atgtcagattaTAGGTATTTTCAAAGTAAGGCAATGCTTACATCCATGCTTGAGAATGTCGAGAAGAAAAATGACTTCGTATTGACAATCTTCTCAGAGATGGAAAAGGAGCATCTAAGTTCTAACACAACATATCAAGCTGATGAGAATAAAGATGTAcaacaagagtggttcacaccagagttcataaatgacatcaaatgttcCAGATTACCTAaccacaagttgactttgaagacAGGAGTCATTATAATGCTACTGCGAAACATAGACCAGACTTTAGGTTTATGCAATGGAACAAGGTTAATAGTTAACGAACTTGGCAACAACGTAATTGGAGCGGCGGTAGTAACCGGTAGAAATATTGGCGACAAAGTGTATATTacaaaaatgaacttgatccttTTAGATTCAGGAATTCCATTTAAGTTCCAATAG
- the LOC112707940 gene encoding protein kinase STUNTED, whose amino-acid sequence MKLIGVDNAASSTVDGGRKVLVGVKLDTRSRQLLTWALVKVAEPGDHVIALHVLDTITEGTSTLLSLVKTFNSVLAAYEGFCNLKQIDLKLKVCRGSSTKKVLVQEATSFGVETVILGTSATQHTIRSSVWVAKYCAKKLPKCVSVFAIDKNCKIAFSREASRAHSDQEKLHEDPLLLLKSLVAYGSNLKSCESCAAVLAPQEGSETNELMQGLPEDPEKDNSLALVPIQKVDDAPSPCYSIVVRGSNQSKPGWSFLRHVFHPRKHTSKSSLKSSIVFQRPLRHPSWHFSAVVHPDQKQASTTENNDQSSYALDGESGAIVPFGSSATFPIPSLCGDLSSVSLELLEGLREKYLSSCISYSLQQLASATASFSPENLVGRGGSSYVYRGHLPDGKELAVKILKPSVDVVKEFVQEIEILTTLDHKNIISLSGFCFEGNHLLLVYNFLSRGSLEENLHGNKKDSDAFGWKERFKVAVGVAEALDYLHNGCPQAVIHRDVKSSNILLSDDFEPQLSDFGLASWGTSSSHVASTDVAGTFGYLAPEYFMHGRVTDKIDVYAFGVVLLELLSNKKPIDNECPKGQESLVMWATRILKDGKLSHLLDRNLGCEYDHCQINRMVLAATLCIRRASRLRPQISLILKLLQGDEEVTKWAEQEVNTPVDPDGLYEESVPTNIQSHLNLALLDVEDDAVSISSTEPTVSLEDYLQGRWSRSSSFN is encoded by the exons ATGAAGTTGATCGGTGTTGACAACGCCGCTTCCTCCACCGTCGACGGTGGACGGAAAGTGCTGGTCGGAGTGAAATTGGATACTCGGAGCCGGCAATTGCTGACGTGGGCGCTCGTTAAGGTGGCGGAGCCCGGCGACCACGTCATTGCACTCCACGTGCTCGACACCATCACTG AAGGCACGTCAACGCTGCTATCTCTCGTGAAGACCTTCAATTCCGTTCTCGCTGCATACGAAGGTTTCTGCAATTTAAAGCAG ATTGATTTGAAACTGAAAGTGTGTAGAGGCTCTTCAACGAAGAAGGTTCTGGTGCAGGAAGCGACGTCGTTTGGGGTGGAGACGGTGATTCTCGGAACTTCGGCGACGCAGCATACAATCCGGTCGTCGGTGTGGGTTGCTAAGTACTGTGCAAAGAAATTGCCAAAGTGTGTCTCTGTTTTCGCTATTGATAAGAATTGCAAAATTGCTTTCAGCAGAGAAGCTTCTAGAGCACACTCTGATCAAG AGAAATTACATGAAGATCCATTATTGTTGCTAAAATCGTTGGTGGCTTATGGTTCGAACTTGAAGAGTTGTGAGAGTTGTGCAGCGGTTTTGGCACCACAAGAGGGTTCTGAAACCAATGAACTGATGCAAGGTTTGCCAGAGGATCCTGAAAAAGACAATTCTCTGGCTTTAGTACCGATTCAGAAAGTTGATGATGCTCCTTCTCCTTGTTATTCAATTGTGGTGAGGGGTTCAAATCAGTCGAAACCTGGTTGGTCGTTTCTTCGCCACGTGTTCCACCCCCGAAAGCATACCTCTAAGTCATCACTGAAAAGCTCAATTGTTTTCCAGCGCCCTTTGCGGCATCCCAGTTGGCATTTTTCAGCTGTAGTCCACCCAGATCAGAAACAGGCAAGTACTACTGAGAACAATGATCAGTCCAGTTATGCCCTGGATGGAGAGAGTGGTGCCATTGTGCCATTTGGATCTTCTGCCACCTTTCCTATTCCCTCCCTTTGTGGTGACTTGAGTAGTGTTTCTTTAGAATTGTTGGAGGGCTTACGAGAGAAGTACTTGTCTTCGTGTATATCGTATAGTTTGCAGCAACTTGCATCTGCAACAGCTAGCTTTTCACCTG AAAATTTGGTCGGCAGAGGTGGAAGTAGTTATGTATACAGAGGACATCTTCCAGATGGCAAGGAATTGGCCGTGAAGATTTTGAAACCATCTGTAGATGTGGTGAAGGAGTTTGTTCAGGAAATTGAGATACTTACAACTTTGGATCACAAGAATATAATATCTCTATCTGGATTTTGTTTCGAGGGAAATCATCTACTAttggtttataattttttatcaaggGGAAGCCTAGAAGAAAACCTTCATG GTAATAAGAAAGACTCTGATGCATTTGGTTGGAAAGAGAGGTTTAAGGTGGCTGTGGGTGTGGCTGAGGCATTGGACTATCTGCACAACGGCTGTCCGCAGGCTGTGATCCATAGGGATGTAAAATCTTCAAATATCCTCCTTTCAGATGATTTTGAGCCGCAG CTCTCAGATTTTGGACTGGCTAGTTGGGGAACTTCTTCTTCCCATGTTGCTTCTACTGATGTGGCTGGAACTTTTGG ATACCTTGCACCTGAATATTTTATGCATGGTAGAGTGACGGACAAAATTGATGTATATGCATTTGGCGTTGTACTCCTTGAGCTTCTCTCGAATAAGAAGCCTATTGACAATGAATGTCCAAAGGGCCAGGAGAGCCTTGTTATGTGG GCTACACGAATTCTGAAAGATGGGAAATTATCCCATTTGCTTGATCGAAACCTAGGCTGTGAATATGACCATTGCCAGATCAACAGAATGGTTTTGGCTGCTACTCTCTGCATCAGACGAGCATCTAGATTGCGACCTCAAATCAGTCTT ATATTGAAACTTCTGCAAGGTGATGAAGAAGTGACGAAGTGGGCAGAACAAGAAGTTAACACACCAGTGGATCCTGATGGACTTTATGAGGAATCGGTTCCAACCAATATTCAGTCCCACCTTAACCTTGCTTTATTGGATGTGGAGGATGATGCAGTTTCTATCAGTAGCACCGAGCCGACTGTCTCATTGGAGGATTATTTACAGGGAAGATGGAGTCGCTCCTCAAGTTTCAACTAG